A window of Salinibacter grassmerensis contains these coding sequences:
- a CDS encoding ankyrin repeat domain-containing protein, with translation MRTQTPNLIDQMALRPAVRSHATQRDLEKSKSWASASREDRARAGKGAVSGGLDFHENTPEMSSEEKRRRIPNTGKMRESELEVNPSSLLATSRGSTASCDSVSSCNSQSASSSQISGGSDEKSGSQESEETGLDYNYDDLLGAPDLSSSPAGSSPSDSSSSDFPSGNSSPNSSSPDSSPVSSSSGNLASPGATSLPGLPYVVRAGYTGLVKRCIDCGADVNGCDQKSRTPLHRCAEEGQVPVAELLIDEGARLDVRDKWGKAPLHRAASCNSSSRGAEIVELLLRSGARVEARDRLGRTPLHEASRTGNERSALRLIEAGSSVEETDAAGRAPLHLAASFGHDPAALQTLVRKGASFEKRDAMEETPLHKAARSTHVPKITSLLSAGAAANAKSAAGDTPLDLAASSEGPNRNARMILRHFGARRSSELSDAVVSPSGELKER, from the coding sequence ATGCGGACTCAAACTCCCAACCTTATCGACCAGATGGCACTCCGGCCTGCTGTGCGCAGCCATGCCACGCAGCGTGACCTGGAGAAGAGCAAGAGCTGGGCCTCGGCCTCTCGCGAGGACAGAGCGCGGGCAGGCAAGGGCGCAGTCTCCGGTGGGCTGGATTTCCATGAGAACACTCCCGAGATGTCCTCTGAAGAGAAGCGACGCAGGATTCCCAACACTGGGAAGATGCGGGAGAGCGAGCTGGAGGTAAACCCTAGCTCTCTCCTCGCGACCTCCCGGGGCTCTACAGCCTCCTGCGACTCCGTTTCTTCCTGCAATTCTCAGAGCGCTAGCAGTTCCCAAATATCTGGCGGCAGTGATGAGAAATCCGGCAGTCAGGAAAGCGAAGAGACGGGACTGGATTACAACTACGATGATCTGCTCGGCGCTCCGGACCTCTCCTCTTCTCCAGCTGGTTCCTCCCCGAGCGATTCTTCGTCAAGCGATTTTCCGTCAGGTAATTCTTCGCCAAATAGTTCTTCGCCAGACAGTTCTCCGGTGAGTTCTTCATCAGGGAATCTAGCCTCACCTGGCGCGACTTCGCTTCCTGGTCTTCCTTATGTGGTGAGAGCAGGCTACACAGGACTGGTCAAACGCTGCATCGATTGTGGGGCAGATGTTAACGGATGTGACCAAAAGTCGAGAACTCCGCTCCACAGATGCGCTGAAGAGGGACAGGTGCCCGTGGCAGAGCTGTTGATCGACGAAGGAGCAAGACTGGACGTGCGTGACAAGTGGGGAAAGGCGCCTCTGCACCGGGCAGCCTCGTGCAACTCGTCTTCTAGGGGAGCGGAAATAGTGGAACTGCTACTCAGGTCTGGCGCGAGGGTTGAGGCTCGCGACAGGCTTGGGCGGACGCCTCTGCACGAAGCCTCGCGAACCGGAAACGAGAGGTCCGCTCTGCGTCTCATTGAGGCAGGATCTAGCGTTGAAGAGACCGATGCGGCAGGCCGTGCCCCCCTACACCTGGCGGCATCTTTTGGCCATGACCCGGCGGCCCTTCAGACCCTCGTGCGAAAGGGAGCAAGCTTCGAGAAGCGGGACGCGATGGAGGAGACACCCCTCCATAAGGCTGCCCGCAGCACGCATGTGCCAAAGATCACGTCTCTTCTGAGCGCTGGAGCAGCCGCAAATGCCAAAAGCGCAGCCGGGGACACTCCGCTAGATTTAGCTGCCTCCAGCGAAGGCCCAAACCGAAACGCGAGAATGATTCTCCGGCATTTCGGGGCAAGAAGGTCCAGTGAGCTTTCGGATGCGGTCGTAAGTCCGTCCGGGGAGCTAAAAGAACGCTAA
- a CDS encoding thermonuclease family protein, with the protein MFDGDTIEVDGDQVIRLIGVDAPEKEKNDKCRRDEIITKVPAEQIIKNGQEAHRWLSQAVLGRKVELELDREAGQTDWYDRTLAHVWTVASDGKRDGLLAESLIWARHALPTDHAHKYEDRIREAFQEAGRREEVYDLGVPLPTHMRLPDRSGQETPSDNQASPSEITPPSGWEAGKNSVKDPTEENDTGENSTGKGTAEKEASEGGGGEGDSSRKKQSSEKQRPQRSEEFWATVFSRSDSPEPDSPGPDSQEPDLPEPAPTGHSTDRRPENQDRRSSRDDENESNVENPYWERP; encoded by the coding sequence GTGTTCGACGGAGATACAATCGAAGTAGACGGAGATCAGGTCATTCGGCTTATCGGGGTGGACGCCCCAGAGAAGGAAAAGAACGATAAGTGCCGGCGTGATGAGATAATCACCAAGGTACCGGCAGAGCAGATCATCAAGAACGGACAGGAAGCGCATCGCTGGCTTTCGCAGGCGGTCCTCGGCCGAAAGGTTGAGCTCGAACTTGACCGCGAGGCAGGCCAAACGGACTGGTATGACCGGACGCTTGCCCACGTATGGACCGTTGCCTCCGACGGAAAACGAGATGGCCTTCTCGCCGAGTCTTTGATTTGGGCCCGGCACGCTCTTCCCACCGATCATGCCCACAAGTACGAAGACAGGATCCGGGAGGCCTTCCAGGAGGCCGGGCGGAGAGAAGAAGTTTACGATCTTGGGGTCCCGCTCCCTACACACATGAGACTTCCCGATCGCTCAGGGCAAGAGACACCTTCTGACAATCAGGCATCGCCTTCGGAGATTACTCCTCCATCCGGTTGGGAGGCAGGAAAGAACTCTGTGAAGGACCCTACCGAAGAGAATGATACCGGAGAAAACTCCACTGGCAAAGGTACTGCGGAGAAAGAAGCCTCCGAGGGCGGTGGAGGAGAAGGCGATTCCTCACGAAAAAAGCAGTCCAGTGAAAAGCAACGCCCGCAGCGCTCCGAAGAATTTTGGGCGACGGTTTTTTCGCGATCGGACTCTCCAGAACCGGACTCTCCAGGGCCAGACTCCCAAGAGCCGGATCTGCCAGAGCCGGCTCCCACAGGCCACTCCACTGATCGCCGGCCAGAAAACCAGGACCGGCGTTCCAGCAGAGATGACGAAAACGAGAGCAACGTCGAAAATCCTTACTGGGAACGCCCCTGA